TCTCTTCTATCTACCTTAACCCTCTGGATTTTGGGTTTTGGGACATCATCACTTTTTTTAGATGAAACCAATGTTCTTATCTGGCTAAGATGTTCTTATACAGGACTTATATTCTTTCCTGTCATCTTCTTCCATTTTGTCCTATCGTTAACTATGAACCATTCTAAATTCCCTACTATATTAAAGCAAGCGGGATATTCCCTCAGTCTAATATTTGGTATTTTAAATCTCTTAGGTGGACTTATTCAAGGAGTAATCTTTAAAGACGGCTTTTATTATCCAGATATTGGGGTGTTCTATTACTATTATGGAATATATTTTATCCTTTTTATCTTGTATGGAAATTGGTTGTTATATCAAAGATATAACAAGACTAAAAGTGTTATAGAAAAGGAAAGGTTAAAATATTTACTCATAGGAAGTTGTTGTGGAATATTAAGCAGTCTTTCCAATATGGGCATTGATTTTTTTAAAATGCTATATTTAGTAGAATATTTGACCATTGTTATTTTTAACTTGTTCATAAATTATGTCTGTATCAAGTATAAATTAATAGAATTAAATATATTTATAAGGCGAGAACATCTCCATTACCTGACATCAACTATTTTAGTCGGACTAATTGCTTTTATTATTTTAGTTGGACAGAGATTATTTCCATCTAATTTTTTTCTATTAAGCATGATACTGGCTATTGGTTTCGGCTTAAGTTTTCATTTAGTCAGTAGAACAATTAGCCAATTTATAGAAAGGCGATTTTTTAAAGAAACATTCGATAAAAAAGAGTTCCTGAAAAGATTTTCTCAAAATATTACCTCTACATTTGATAAAAATTTGCTTCTTCCATCAATACTTGATGTCCTGGTAAATATTATGGAGATTAAAACAGCCTTGATAATACTTTATTCCCCGGATGAGGAAGAATGTAAAGTAGATTTTGATATGGGATTAAGTGAGACAAAGAGGCGTAAGGCGATATTCTCAAAAACAAAGGGGATGATTAAATGGTTTAGCGAGAATAAAAAAACACTTCTGAAAGAGAATCTACGATTAGACCCCAGATTTGAAAATGTCTTTCAAGATATAGAAAATGATCTTGAAAAGGTAGAGAGTATCTTAGCCATACCGCTGGTTGGGAAAGAAGGGTTAAGGGGGATAGTTTGTTTAGGTGAGAAAGAAAATTTGCAGGGATATAATGATGAGGATATAGCCTTCCTGAATACATTTTGTGACGAAACTACGGTTGCCCTTGAAAATACATTTTTGTATGAAGAGAAGATGAAATATTTTTTAAATACCATTTTGACTTTATTATTCACGATAGAGGCAAAAGATAAATATACTAAAGGGCATTGTGAAAATGTAGGGCGATATGCGGCAATCGTGGCACAGGCACTTGGACTCTCTCCCACAGAAGTAGAAAATATTAAAATTGGTGGCTATCTCCATGATATTGGTAAAATTGGTATTGATGACAAAATTCTACTTAAACCAGGACAACTTACAGGGGATGAATTCGAACAAATTAAAAAACACCCGGAGATTGGCGTGAAAATATTGGAAGCGATTAATCTCCCAGGAGATATTATCGATGCCGTTAAGTACCACCATGAACGAATTAGTGGAAATGGCTACCCAAACTCCTTAACCAAAGATGGAGAACCTTCTTTGCCTTTAGCCGCCTCCATTATTGGTATCGTAGATTCTTATGAGGCAATGACATCTGATAGACCTTATCGAAAGGCATTTAGTAAAGAAGATGCCATCCTTGAATTAGAAAGAGGAAGTGAAAAATTGTATGACCCTAAAATAGTTGAGGTGTTCATTAAATTAGTCAAGGAAGGAAAGATATGAAAAACGATAAGATTACCTGGATATTTTTT
This sequence is a window from bacterium. Protein-coding genes within it:
- a CDS encoding HD domain-containing phosphohydrolase, whose translation is MIVIFLSFFIILTNLFLLAFTLLEKRSSLRTTYSSLLSTLTLWILGFGTSSLFLDETNVLIWLRCSYTGLIFFPVIFFHFVLSLTMNHSKFPTILKQAGYSLSLIFGILNLLGGLIQGVIFKDGFYYPDIGVFYYYYGIYFILFILYGNWLLYQRYNKTKSVIEKERLKYLLIGSCCGILSSLSNMGIDFFKMLYLVEYLTIVIFNLFINYVCIKYKLIELNIFIRREHLHYLTSTILVGLIAFIILVGQRLFPSNFFLLSMILAIGFGLSFHLVSRTISQFIERRFFKETFDKKEFLKRFSQNITSTFDKNLLLPSILDVLVNIMEIKTALIILYSPDEEECKVDFDMGLSETKRRKAIFSKTKGMIKWFSENKKTLLKENLRLDPRFENVFQDIENDLEKVESILAIPLVGKEGLRGIVCLGEKENLQGYNDEDIAFLNTFCDETTVALENTFLYEEKMKYFLNTILTLLFTIEAKDKYTKGHCENVGRYAAIVAQALGLSPTEVENIKIGGYLHDIGKIGIDDKILLKPGQLTGDEFEQIKKHPEIGVKILEAINLPGDIIDAVKYHHERISGNGYPNSLTKDGEPSLPLAASIIGIVDSYEAMTSDRPYRKAFSKEDAILELERGSEKLYDPKIVEVFIKLVKEGKI